The following proteins come from a genomic window of Gottfriedia acidiceleris:
- a CDS encoding alpha/beta fold hydrolase — MPFCTLNNIDINYEIIGEGKPIVMIHGFTPDSRLMQGCMEPIFTKKNGYKRIYFDLPGMGKTKGGTNINTTDDMLNIVIKFIDTIIPGQSFLLAGESYGGYLARGIIANRPEKVKGAVFICPMIIPQFEKRSLPSHNVIVEDKNFLNQLNELEETDFRSNNVILDEKTWVRYKEEIVSGCTIADQEFLSKIRNNYGFSFEIDKIKFNEPSLFLVGLQDSVVGYKDAFTILENYPRASFAILDKAGHNLQIEQAKLFNSLINEWLDRVLEAEEGRTFT; from the coding sequence ATGCCTTTTTGTACTTTAAATAATATTGACATAAACTACGAAATAATTGGAGAAGGAAAACCAATCGTTATGATTCATGGGTTTACTCCAGACTCAAGGTTAATGCAAGGGTGCATGGAACCGATTTTTACTAAGAAAAACGGTTATAAAAGGATTTACTTTGACCTTCCAGGTATGGGGAAAACAAAGGGCGGAACAAACATTAATACGACAGATGATATGCTGAACATCGTCATAAAATTTATTGATACGATCATACCAGGTCAATCATTTTTATTAGCCGGGGAATCTTACGGGGGATATTTAGCAAGAGGAATAATTGCTAATAGACCTGAAAAAGTCAAAGGTGCAGTATTTATTTGCCCTATGATTATTCCACAATTTGAGAAAAGGTCGTTACCAAGCCATAACGTAATAGTAGAAGATAAAAATTTTTTAAATCAATTAAATGAACTTGAGGAAACTGATTTTCGTTCAAATAATGTAATTCTAGACGAGAAAACTTGGGTTCGCTATAAAGAGGAAATTGTTAGCGGATGTACAATCGCTGATCAAGAATTTTTATCTAAAATTAGGAATAACTACGGATTTTCATTTGAAATAGATAAAATTAAGTTCAATGAACCTAGTCTATTTTTAGTAGGTTTACAAGACTCGGTCGTTGGCTATAAAGACGCATTTACTATTCTTGAAAATTATCCAAGAGCATCATTTGCAATTTTAGATAAAGCTGGCCATAATCTACAAATAGAACAAGCGAAACTATTCAACTCGCTGATCAATGAATGGTTAGACAGAGTATTAGAAGCAGAAGAAGGACGTACTTTTACTTAA
- a CDS encoding aldose epimerase family protein, with the protein MRGYKEKFGELNGYTISAYTIINSHGMKVICLDYGCIINKIIVPDKYGKFENVVLGFDSINEYVEQSPYFGAVIGRVAGRINKANFELNNQVYQLAINNKSNHLHGGLKGFDKVIWNTEMIENKDNISLVFTYQSPDGEEGYPGNIDMKVVYTLNNKNELNITYEGKSDQRTLLNVTNHSYFNLSGDLKRDVLNHTLKLKSKRFVELDHDLIPTGRLVDVDNTPFDFTVGRKLIDGVESSHPQNILAGNGYDHPFLLEENDTEQIILSDEENGRVLMIETNQPGVVLYTGTQLLNDFTIRSIQSRKYLGLCLETQGLPDSIHHDNFPSCIIEKDEDYHAFTKLSFLINK; encoded by the coding sequence ATGAGAGGATATAAGGAGAAGTTTGGAGAGTTAAATGGGTATACAATTTCAGCATATACAATAATAAATTCTCATGGAATGAAAGTAATCTGTTTAGATTATGGATGCATAATTAACAAAATCATAGTTCCTGATAAATATGGAAAGTTTGAAAATGTCGTTCTTGGGTTTGATTCAATTAATGAATATGTTGAACAGTCCCCTTATTTTGGAGCGGTAATTGGGCGAGTAGCAGGAAGGATTAATAAAGCTAATTTTGAATTAAATAATCAGGTTTATCAACTTGCTATTAATAATAAGAGTAATCATCTTCATGGTGGTCTTAAAGGTTTTGACAAGGTTATATGGAATACAGAGATGATAGAAAATAAAGATAATATTAGTTTAGTATTTACTTATCAAAGTCCAGATGGTGAAGAAGGTTATCCAGGGAATATAGATATGAAGGTTGTCTATACTCTAAACAATAAAAATGAGTTAAATATAACTTATGAAGGAAAATCCGATCAAAGAACATTGTTAAATGTAACAAATCATTCTTATTTTAATTTATCAGGTGATTTAAAAAGAGATGTTTTAAATCACACCTTAAAACTTAAAAGTAAACGCTTTGTGGAACTTGATCATGATTTAATTCCAACCGGAAGATTAGTAGATGTTGATAATACACCATTTGATTTTACAGTAGGTAGGAAATTGATTGATGGAGTAGAATCTTCCCATCCTCAAAATATTTTAGCAGGAAATGGATATGATCACCCCTTTCTTTTAGAGGAAAATGATACTGAGCAGATTATACTTAGTGATGAAGAAAATGGTCGTGTACTAATGATTGAAACGAATCAACCTGGGGTAGTTCTTTATACTGGAACACAACTTTTAAATGATTTCACAATCAGAAGCATTCAATCTAGAAAGTATCTGGGACTTTGTTTAGAGACTCAAGGACTTCCTGACTCTATTCATCACGATAACTTCCCATCCTGTATAATTGAAAAGGATGAGGATTATCATGCTTTTACTAAGTTATCGTTTTTAATTAATAAGTAA
- a CDS encoding rhodanese-like domain-containing protein: protein MAITFKQMVAEARDNVQGISSADARKKINSNPETLVIDVQDAADAGACGLIPSSLNISLGMLPIRADLELPDHLREPKLADRNRPVLVTCGAGGQASLGAYLLKKMGFTDVAYIDGGTAAWKAAGFDVE, encoded by the coding sequence ATGGCAATTACTTTTAAACAAATGGTTGCAGAAGCACGTGACAATGTACAAGGAATCAGTTCAGCGGATGCTCGTAAAAAAATTAATTCTAATCCTGAAACATTAGTAATTGATGTTCAAGACGCAGCTGATGCAGGTGCATGCGGATTAATACCAAGCAGTTTGAATATCTCACTTGGAATGCTACCAATCCGTGCTGATTTAGAATTACCAGATCATTTACGCGAGCCTAAATTAGCAGATCGAAACCGTCCTGTTCTTGTTACATGTGGTGCAGGTGGCCAAGCATCTTTAGGAGCATATTTACTGAAAAAAATGGGATTCACTGATGTTGCATATATCGATGGTGGTACTGCTGCGTGGAAAGCTGCTGGTTTTGACGTAGAATAA
- a CDS encoding galactokinase, which yields MDLSPLRKKFSDIFAITHTRYFFAPGRINLIGEHTDYNGGNVFPCAITFGTYGLARKREDNLVKLYSMNFPESGIIEFSLQDLNYNEEHNWANYPKGIIKFLLEDNYKINSGVDILYYGNIPSGAGLSSSASIELVTGVIVDSLFELNLDRLHLVRLGKKVENEFIGVNSGIMDQFAIGMGSKGCGILLDCQTLKYEYAPVHLENHHLIIMNSNKRRELVSSKYNERRDECQQALADIQKHIEIESLGQLSEQEFEVLKNTIKNETVRKRAKHAVYENHRTLKALNELKNNNLKEFGELMNQSHISLRDDYEVTGMELDTLVEVAWQQPGVIGARMTGAGFGGCAIAIVEKEGTEEFIENVGMAYKQKIGYEAYFYIAGIGDGAKEITMEVLQ from the coding sequence ATGGATTTATCACCTTTAAGAAAAAAATTCTCTGATATATTTGCTATAACTCATACACGATATTTCTTTGCCCCTGGTCGAATAAATTTAATTGGAGAACATACCGATTATAACGGTGGAAATGTGTTTCCATGTGCTATTACATTCGGGACTTATGGACTGGCAAGAAAAAGAGAAGATAATTTGGTAAAGCTGTATTCAATGAATTTCCCAGAAAGTGGGATTATTGAATTCAGCCTCCAGGATTTAAATTATAATGAAGAACACAATTGGGCGAACTATCCTAAAGGAATAATTAAGTTCCTTTTAGAGGACAACTACAAGATTAATTCTGGTGTAGACATTTTATATTACGGTAATATTCCCAGTGGAGCTGGATTGTCATCATCAGCATCAATTGAACTAGTAACAGGTGTGATAGTAGATTCTTTGTTTGAGCTAAATTTGGATCGCCTACATTTGGTAAGGCTTGGTAAAAAGGTTGAAAATGAATTTATAGGTGTAAATAGTGGGATTATGGATCAATTTGCAATTGGAATGGGCTCAAAAGGTTGTGGAATCCTTCTAGATTGCCAAACACTAAAATATGAGTATGCACCCGTTCATCTAGAAAATCACCATCTTATTATCATGAATTCGAATAAAAGGCGAGAATTAGTAAGCTCTAAGTATAATGAGCGTAGAGATGAGTGTCAACAGGCACTCGCTGATATACAAAAACATATAGAGATAGAATCATTAGGACAATTGTCAGAACAAGAGTTTGAAGTACTTAAAAATACGATTAAAAATGAAACAGTTAGAAAAAGAGCAAAACATGCTGTTTATGAAAATCATCGTACATTAAAAGCTTTAAATGAATTAAAGAATAATAATTTAAAAGAATTTGGGGAACTGATGAACCAATCACATATATCTTTGCGTGATGATTATGAAGTTACGGGAATGGAGCTTGATACTCTAGTAGAAGTTGCTTGGCAACAACCAGGTGTAATTGGTGCTAGAATGACGGGAGCAGGTTTTGGCGGTTGTGCAATTGCGATTGTAGAGAAAGAAGGTACTGAAGAATTTATTGAAAATGTTGGTATGGCTTACAAACAGAAAATAGGATATGAAGCATATTTTTATATCGCCGGTATTGGTGATGGTGCGAAAGAAATTACAATGGAGGTTCTGCAATGA
- the galT gene encoding UDP-glucose--hexose-1-phosphate uridylyltransferase: MNIYASIQGLLHQVISVELIPSEDEIYSRNKIMSLLALDAFPNQVTFDRNKDIPDFLEEIAYYAINEGFIKNQTDEIEIFLSELMDIFLPRPSDLNNRFYQKYSKDPITATNYFYKFSQDSNYIKTKDISKNISYKVNTNYGELDITINLSKPEKDPVQIAFERKLKPSTSTYPKCLLCIENEGYSGRIGHPARSNHRMVRVEINDEKWLLQYSPYVYYNEHCILLANTHREMKIDRETFTRLLDFIEKFPHYFIGSNADLPIVGGSILSHDHYQGGNYEFAMAKAVDEYEFKMESFPLISASILKWPVSVIRLRGVNKSDLISASEYILNKWKNYSDPEVNIVAYTGEVRHNTITPIARIKNKNEFEIDLVLRNNRTNEEHPMGIFHPHEDVHHIKKENIGLIEVMGLAVLPARLDREITEIEKYLLGQANEIEPYHLAWVEDMKKRYVGKISTQTVSEIVRNELGRKFLSALEDAGVYKWDQKGLEAFRRFIDIL; encoded by the coding sequence ATGAATATCTATGCTTCGATCCAGGGACTGTTGCATCAAGTTATTTCAGTAGAATTAATTCCTTCAGAAGATGAGATTTACTCCCGAAACAAAATCATGAGCCTATTAGCTTTGGATGCATTTCCTAATCAAGTGACCTTTGATAGGAATAAGGATATTCCAGATTTTCTAGAAGAAATTGCTTACTATGCAATAAATGAGGGGTTTATTAAGAATCAGACTGATGAAATAGAGATTTTTTTAAGTGAATTGATGGATATATTTTTACCAAGACCCTCAGACTTGAATAATAGGTTTTATCAAAAATATTCAAAAGATCCAATAACAGCTACTAATTATTTTTATAAATTTAGCCAAGATAGCAATTATATCAAAACGAAAGATATATCTAAAAATATTAGCTATAAAGTCAATACTAATTATGGTGAATTAGATATCACAATAAACTTATCTAAGCCTGAGAAAGATCCAGTGCAAATTGCTTTTGAACGTAAATTGAAACCATCAACTTCTACCTACCCAAAATGTCTTTTATGTATCGAAAACGAAGGATATAGTGGAAGAATTGGACATCCTGCTCGTTCAAACCATCGAATGGTTCGCGTAGAAATAAATGACGAGAAATGGTTATTACAATACTCACCTTATGTTTATTACAATGAACATTGCATCCTTTTAGCTAATACTCACCGTGAAATGAAAATAGATCGTGAAACTTTTACTAGATTACTAGACTTCATAGAAAAGTTTCCTCATTATTTCATTGGGTCAAATGCTGATTTACCAATCGTAGGAGGATCTATTCTCTCGCATGATCATTATCAAGGTGGAAATTATGAGTTTGCGATGGCAAAAGCAGTAGATGAATATGAATTTAAGATGGAAAGTTTTCCGTTAATATCTGCCTCAATTCTTAAATGGCCAGTGTCTGTCATACGTCTTAGAGGAGTAAATAAAAGCGACCTTATCAGTGCATCAGAGTATATCTTGAATAAGTGGAAGAACTATAGCGATCCTGAAGTTAATATTGTCGCGTATACAGGAGAAGTTCGCCATAATACAATTACTCCGATAGCTCGTATTAAAAATAAGAACGAATTTGAAATCGACCTAGTATTACGTAATAACAGAACAAATGAAGAGCATCCAATGGGAATCTTTCACCCTCATGAGGATGTTCACCATATTAAAAAAGAGAATATTGGTTTAATAGAAGTGATGGGATTAGCTGTCCTCCCCGCTAGGCTCGATCGAGAAATTACTGAAATTGAGAAATATTTACTTGGACAAGCAAATGAAATAGAGCCCTACCACTTAGCTTGGGTCGAGGATATGAAAAAACGTTACGTAGGAAAAATTTCAACTCAAACAGTGTCTGAAATAGTTCGGAATGAATTAGGTAGAAAATTTCTAAGCGCACTAGAAGATGCTGGAGTATATAAGTGGGATCAAAAAGGATTAGAAGCATTCAGACGATTTATTGATATATTATGA
- a CDS encoding acetamidase/formamidase family protein encodes MPETYKFKTTDQHLHASFSNEYDPIQIIRSGDSIEFDTIDIGWGYSHQNGERVRFESREKEKEWGHPMIGPIFVEGAKPGMTLEIKINELKAGWYGWNCAGGKKNWQNNALGISEELEVTLNWLINEENNTAKTKIRDKEVSVPLVPFLGVLGTAPSESGVHSTIPPRYCGGNIDCKELVEGSTLYLPIAVEGALFSAGDGHAAQGDGEVSGQAIESPFDKVNLTLRVREDMQINMPRANTPAGWLTFGFDEDLNIATKTALNGMVELIQELYAIEKTEAVALASVCVDLRITQIVNQVKGVHAVLPHNINITSIY; translated from the coding sequence ATGCCAGAAACATATAAATTCAAAACAACAGATCAGCATTTGCATGCATCATTTAGTAACGAATATGATCCAATTCAAATTATTCGTTCTGGTGATTCGATTGAATTTGATACGATTGATATCGGGTGGGGTTATTCGCATCAAAATGGAGAAAGAGTAAGATTCGAGTCAAGAGAGAAGGAAAAAGAATGGGGTCATCCTATGATTGGTCCAATTTTTGTAGAAGGTGCTAAACCGGGGATGACACTTGAAATTAAAATAAACGAATTAAAAGCTGGCTGGTACGGATGGAATTGTGCAGGTGGTAAAAAGAATTGGCAAAATAATGCATTAGGTATTTCTGAAGAATTAGAAGTGACTTTAAATTGGCTAATCAATGAAGAAAACAATACAGCGAAAACTAAAATCAGAGATAAGGAAGTTTCGGTACCATTAGTACCATTTTTAGGTGTCCTAGGTACTGCGCCTTCTGAATCAGGTGTTCATTCGACTATACCACCGAGATATTGTGGAGGAAATATCGACTGTAAGGAGTTGGTTGAAGGTAGTACTTTGTATTTACCTATAGCTGTTGAAGGAGCACTTTTTTCTGCGGGTGATGGACACGCGGCACAAGGTGATGGTGAAGTATCTGGTCAAGCGATCGAATCTCCATTTGATAAAGTGAATCTAACTCTTAGAGTAAGAGAAGACATGCAGATTAATATGCCACGAGCTAACACACCAGCAGGGTGGCTTACATTTGGCTTTGATGAAGACTTAAATATAGCAACTAAAACTGCATTAAACGGTATGGTCGAGTTAATTCAAGAGCTATATGCTATTGAAAAAACAGAGGCAGTTGCTTTAGCTAGCGTTTGTGTTGATTTGAGAATAACTCAAATTGTTAACCAAGTTAAGGGTGTCCATGCTGTTTTGCCTCATAATATTAATATCACTTCAATTTATTAA
- the galE gene encoding UDP-glucose 4-epimerase GalE: MSILVLGGAGYIGSHAVYQLIDQKYDVVVVDNLQTGHRKAIHPNAKFYYGDIRDKSFLQKVFENEKIEGVLHFAASSLVGESMIQPIKYFDNNVYGTQVLLDVMVEFGVKNIVFSSTAATYGEQEIMPITEEMNTVPTNAYGETKLMMEKLMKWCDIAHDIKFVSLRYFNVAGARLTGEIGEDHNPETHLIPLVLQVALNQREFISIFGDDYDTNDGTCIRDYIHVEDLINAHILSLQYLQNGGASNIFNLGSSQGYSVIDIIESAREVTGHEIPTKIVERRAGDPSKLIASSTKAIEVLGWQPKHASIKQIIQDAWNWHRSHIDGYND; the protein is encoded by the coding sequence ATGAGTATTCTAGTTCTTGGAGGTGCTGGGTATATTGGCTCCCACGCTGTGTATCAATTAATTGATCAAAAATATGATGTTGTTGTCGTTGATAATCTTCAAACAGGTCACCGAAAAGCAATCCATCCAAATGCTAAATTCTATTATGGAGATATTCGTGACAAAAGTTTTTTACAGAAGGTTTTTGAAAATGAGAAAATAGAAGGGGTTTTACATTTTGCTGCTAGCTCTTTAGTGGGGGAATCTATGATCCAGCCTATAAAATATTTTGATAATAATGTTTATGGAACTCAAGTATTACTTGATGTCATGGTCGAGTTCGGTGTAAAAAATATTGTTTTCTCTTCAACAGCTGCGACGTATGGTGAACAAGAAATTATGCCAATTACGGAAGAAATGAATACAGTTCCTACAAATGCTTATGGAGAAACAAAGTTAATGATGGAGAAACTAATGAAATGGTGTGATATTGCCCATGATATCAAATTTGTTTCTCTAAGATATTTTAATGTTGCTGGTGCTCGACTAACAGGAGAGATTGGTGAAGATCATAATCCAGAAACCCATTTAATTCCTTTAGTACTTCAAGTGGCATTAAATCAGCGCGAATTTATTTCAATTTTTGGGGACGATTATGATACAAATGATGGAACTTGTATCCGAGATTATATCCACGTTGAAGATTTAATTAATGCACACATTCTTTCATTACAATATTTGCAAAATGGTGGAGCAAGCAATATTTTCAATCTTGGAAGTAGCCAAGGCTATTCTGTAATAGATATTATTGAATCTGCAAGAGAGGTCACTGGACATGAAATCCCTACTAAAATAGTTGAACGAAGAGCGGGTGACCCTAGTAAGTTAATTGCATCCTCTACCAAAGCAATTGAAGTATTAGGTTGGCAACCTAAACATGCCTCAATCAAGCAGATCATTCAAGATGCTTGGAACTGGCATCGATCACATATTGATGGATACAATGACTAG